One genomic window of Etheostoma spectabile isolate EspeVRDwgs_2016 chromosome 5, UIUC_Espe_1.0, whole genome shotgun sequence includes the following:
- the ankrd39 gene encoding ankyrin repeat domain-containing protein 39 isoform X1, with product MPIKFILLVSVKAMASDRQQCSCCSHPVSSPSVYQSLSEMDFERGIWSAAMDGDLERVRSLVQKGTDLNLRDSAGYTALHYASRSGHHAVCKFLLENGACASPQTPGGATPLHRSAYCGHLEVVRLLLHHRADPMLFDDDGASPLHKAAEQGHGEVCQLLVEHCAALCSQLNKRLQLPFQLAPQGDLQELLKPSDDRHTASGAC from the exons ATGCCTATAAAATTCATTCTGTTAGTGTCTGTTAAAGCAATGGCGTCTGACAGACAACAGTGTTCGTGTTGCTCCCATCCAGTCTCCTCTCCTAGTGTTTACCAGTCTCTGAGTGAAATGGATTTTGAACGAG GTATCTGGTCTGCTGCAATGGATGGGGACTTGGAGAGGGTCAGGTCCCTGGTCCAGAAGGGCACAGACCTTAACCTGAGAGACTCAGCTGGATACACAGCTCTG CACTATGCAAGTCGCAGTGGTCATCACGCTGTGTGCAAGTTTCTTCTCGAGAATGGTGCTTGTGCATCTCCCCAGACACCAGGCGGTGCCACACCGCTCCATCGATCCGCATACTGCGGCCATCTGGAAGTGGTTAGACTCCTGCTGCACCACAGAGCAGATCCAATGCTCTTTGATGACGACGGTGCATCTCCTTTACATAAG gctgcagaacagggacacgGAGAGGTATGTCAGCTGCTTGTCGAGCACTGTGCAGCGCTCTGCAGCCAGTTGAACAAGAGGCTCCAGCTCCCCTTCCAGCTGGCACCGCAGGGAGACCTGCAGGAGCTCTTAAAACCATCTGATGACAGACACACTGCATCTGGGGCCTGCTGA
- the ankrd39 gene encoding ankyrin repeat domain-containing protein 39 isoform X2, with product MPIKFILLVSVKAMASDRQQCSCCSHPVSSPSVYQSLSEMDFERGIWSAAMDGDLERVRSLVQKGTDLNLRDSAGYTALTPGGATPLHRSAYCGHLEVVRLLLHHRADPMLFDDDGASPLHKAAEQGHGEVCQLLVEHCAALCSQLNKRLQLPFQLAPQGDLQELLKPSDDRHTASGAC from the exons ATGCCTATAAAATTCATTCTGTTAGTGTCTGTTAAAGCAATGGCGTCTGACAGACAACAGTGTTCGTGTTGCTCCCATCCAGTCTCCTCTCCTAGTGTTTACCAGTCTCTGAGTGAAATGGATTTTGAACGAG GTATCTGGTCTGCTGCAATGGATGGGGACTTGGAGAGGGTCAGGTCCCTGGTCCAGAAGGGCACAGACCTTAACCTGAGAGACTCAGCTGGATACACAGCTCTG ACACCAGGCGGTGCCACACCGCTCCATCGATCCGCATACTGCGGCCATCTGGAAGTGGTTAGACTCCTGCTGCACCACAGAGCAGATCCAATGCTCTTTGATGACGACGGTGCATCTCCTTTACATAAG gctgcagaacagggacacgGAGAGGTATGTCAGCTGCTTGTCGAGCACTGTGCAGCGCTCTGCAGCCAGTTGAACAAGAGGCTCCAGCTCCCCTTCCAGCTGGCACCGCAGGGAGACCTGCAGGAGCTCTTAAAACCATCTGATGACAGACACACTGCATCTGGGGCCTGCTGA